From the genome of Aspergillus fumigatus Af293 chromosome 1, whole genome shotgun sequence, one region includes:
- a CDS encoding rhomboid protease PCP1 — MSNALCVAWRTPCLGLAPLGLLPFRSALFRSMLCDLRTSFTCRSYSTFRRPLRTFGHRSHSAPFLIANRFGQTHSPNSARSFSTSVPLLSHSAPPAEHGVPPRSEPFSPAEINKIFGSRAKVSPAMGNRVLAVLHGRRVAGTLDLDLPKDITRSVPPSSRDAALEWLRENYPLDEDAAILARIEREELEEQQKLIKRAEELGLYKPQSGTFGAERGDSDDPYGKSVLKEIRERNEARLLAEQERKRKEWLENENKEREQLLRQVKQNTALQKFDDSSALEVRERADPAERPLLAWIQKHHLQATDWNVEAAENLSTARRILPSLALTLVVLGLSYAFAANYEAPARADRMWPDMPPAAATAFAIMGANLTIFLLWKFPPAWRMLNRYFISVPFKPHALSIVGNVFSHQQFKHMSLNMLMLWFIGTKLHDDIGRGNFLGLFMAAGAFGSMVSLTGHVLTGQLMITSLGASGAISGIVAAWCLLHSQEKFTIFFLPREWQEVISAKGWVLLTGFVAFEIFNLVSPFRVMKLDHFAHLGGYLIGAVWALAWKGEQKKRRQNRTWFERLMSE; from the exons ATGAGCAATGCGCTCTGTGTAGCATGGCGGACTCCATGCTTGGGGCTTGCCCCTTTGGGCTTGCTTCCGTTCAGATCAGCCTTGTTCCGCTCCATGCTTTGCGATCTCCGCACTTCTTTCACATGTCGTTCGTATAGTACATTTAGACGACCTCTTCGTACATTTGGCCACAGATCTCATTCGGCGCCATTCCTGATCGCCAATCGATTTGGTCAGACCCATTCGCCGAATTCCGCCAGGTCGTTTAGTACCTCCGTTCCTTTACTTTCACACTCCGCTCCTCCCGCTGAACATGGCGTCCCGCCTCGCTCCGAGCCTTTCTCCCCGGCTGAGATCAACAAAATCTTCGGATCCCGAGCAAAAGTATCTCCGGCGATGGGCAATCGGGTACTTGCCGTACTGCACGGCAGACGTGTTGCCGGTACTCTCGACCTCGACCTGCCCAAAGACATAACTCGCTCGGTTCCCCCGTCCAGTCGTGATGCTGCTCTGGAGTGGCTGCGCGAGAACTATCCGctagatgaagatgccgCCATTCTCGCTCGTATCGAAAGAGAAGAGCTCGAGGAGCAGCAGAAACTTATTAAGCGGGCTGAAGAACTCGGACTGTACAAGCCTCAATCCGGAACATTCGGTGCTGAGCGCGGTGACTCGGACGACCCCTACGGAAAGAGTGTCCTGAAGGAAATTCGGGAGCGGAATGAGGCGCGACTCCTGGCAGAGCAAGAGAGAAAGCGCAAGGAGTGGCTGGAGAATGAGAATAAAGAGCGAGAACAACTGTTGCGCCAGGTCAAGCAGAATACAGCTCTGCAGAAGTTCGACGACTCTTCAGCACTAGAAG TGCGAGAACGCGCGGATCCTGCAGAGCGCCCTTTACTCGCCTGGATCCAGAAGCACCACTTGCAAGCGACAGACTGGAATGTGGAAGCGGCAGAAAACTTGAGCACG GCTCGTCGCATCCTGCCAAGTCTCGCGCTCACTCTTGTCGTACTTGGCCTCAGCTATGCCTTTGCCGCAAATTATGAAGCCCCAGCGAGAGCAGACCGCATGTGGCCGGATATGCCCCCAGCAGCCGCCACTGCATTCGCTATCATGGGTGCGAATCTAaccatcttccttctttggAAGTTTCCACCGGCGTGGCGAATGCTCAATCGTTACTTTATCAGCGTTCCTTTCAAGCCCCATGCCCTGAGCATTGTCGGAAATGTCTTCAGTCATCAGCAGTTCAAACATATGTCATTGAACATGCTCATGTTGTGGTTTATTGGAACGAAAC TCCACGATGATATAGGACGAGGCAATTTCCTGGGTCTTTTTATGGCTGCAGGCGCTTTTGGTTCCATGGTATCTTTGACAGGTCACGTCCTAACGGGTCAATTGATGATCACGTCTCTGGGAGCCAGTGGTGCGATTTCTGGCATCGTCGCGGCATGGTGTCTGCTTCACAGCCA GGAGAAATTCactatcttcttccttccccgGGAATGGCAAGAGGTTATATCCGCCAAAGGATGGGTCCTCCTGACCGGCTTCGTCGCCTTTGAAATTTTCAACCTGGTATCCCCCTTCCGTGTAATGAAGCTCGATCACTTTGCCCATCTGGGTGGATATCTGATCGGCGCTGTATGGGCTCTGGCGTGGAAAGGCGAACAGAAGAAACGCCGGCAGAACAGAACCTGGTTTGAGCGACTTATGTCTGAATAG
- the erb1 gene encoding ribosome biogenesis protein ERB1 codes for MNTSKASKKRKAVTRDVEEEAGVFSGDELNTGNLDGALSDNAHDLSSDEDESDSEVELIDDFSDEEDEEEEDVLDSDEIPSDGEDSAKKKSNAAPGELGAVIDDDDDDDDESPSEEEQLNYRIEKDANGNDRFVYDEINPDDNSDYSDVDENANTIGNIPLSFYDQYPHIGYDINGKKIMRPAKGEALDALLDSIEIPKGWTGLTDPSTGKPLELSQEELELLRKVQMNEIPEDGYNPYEPIVEWFTSQQEIMPLSAAPEPKRRFVPSKHEAKRVMKIVKAIREGRILPFKPPTEEDEEDDTIVKYDLWADEAERKDHPMHIPAPKLPPPGYEESYHPPPEYLPSRKERKTWEEADPEDRDREFLPNDFGSLRRVPGYENFVKEKFERCLDLYLAPRVRRSKLNIDPESLLPKLPSPEELKPFPTACATVFRGHKGRVRTLAVDPSGLWLASGGDDGTVRVWELLTGRQLWSVKLSEEDPVNVVRWRPGKDALILAAAAGDDIFLAVPPIVDPAMEKASLDILDAGWGYAASVPPPTPAEANKKNNPPKWMRPSSSLADSGVCAVIPLRYVAKSLSWHRRGDYFVTVCPGSSTPASVAIAIHTLSKHLTQYPFRRRIKGGGPPQAAHFHPSKPILFVANQRSIRAYDLSRQLLVKILQPGARWISSFDIHPTSSTASGGDNLIVGSYDRRLLWHDLELSQRPYKTLRYHRKAIRAVKFHPGGRYPLFADASDDGSLQIFHGSVTGDMLSNATIVPLKVLKGHKITGELGVLDVDWHPREPWCVSAGADGTCRLWM; via the coding sequence ATGAATACTTCAAAGGCTTcaaagaagcgcaaggcaGTTACCCGtgatgtggaggaggaggcaggCGTGTTTTCTGGAGACGAATTGAACACAGGCAACCTTGACGGAGCGCTTTCGGATAACGCCCACGACCTGTcgagcgacgaggatgagagCGATTCAGAGGTCGAGCTGATCGATGATTTtagtgatgaagaggatgaggaagaagaagacgtaCTTGACAGTGATGAGATCCCGTCGGATGGAGAGGATTCAGCCAAGAAAAAGTCGAACGCCGCGCCTGGTGAACTTGGCGCAGTgatagatgatgatgatgatgatgatgatgagagccCGAGCGAGGAAGAACAGTTGAACTACCGCATTGAAAAGGACGCCAATGGGAATGACCGCTTCGTCTACGACGAGATCAATCCGGACGATAATTCTGACTATTCTGATGTCGACGAGAATGCCAACACTATCGGCAACATTCCTCTCTCATTTTACGATCAGTATCCTCATATCGGTTACGATATCAACGGGAAGAAGATTATGCGCCCTGCGAAAGGCGAAGCTTTAGATGCACTGCTCGATAGTATTGAGATACCCAAGGGTTGGACAGGTCTTACTGATCCTTCCACTGGTAAACCTCTGGAGCTGAgccaggaggagctggagctgctgcgcAAAGTTCAAATGAACGAAATTCCCGAAGATGGATACAACCCTTATGAGCCCATTGTTGAGTGGTTTACCAGTCAGCAGGAAATCATGCCATTGAGTGCTGCGCCAGAACCCAAACGGCGGTTTGTGCCCTCGAAACACGAAGCTAAGCGGGTTATGAAGATTGTGAAGGCAATCAGAGAAGGCCGGATTCTCCCATTTAAGCCTCCCacggaagaggatgaggaggatgataCGATTGTCAAGTATGATCTCTGGGCCGATGAAGCGGAGCGGAAGGATCATCCTATGCATATCCCTGCGCCTAAACTTCCACCTCCAGGCTATGAGGAAAGTTACCACCCGCCTCCAGAGTACTTGCCTAGTCGGAAGGAACGAAAGACTTGGGAGGAAGCTGACCCTGAAGACCGGGACCGCGAGTTTCTTCCTAACGATTTCGGTTCTCTGCGCAGAGTTCCTGGCTATGAAAACTttgtcaaggagaagttcGAGCGGTGCCTGGATCTTTACCTAGCCCCTAGAGTTCGTAGGAGCAAGTTGAACATCGACCCTGAAAGCCTTTTGCCCAAACTTCCGAGCCCTGAAGAATTGAAACCGTTCCCCACTGCTTGTGCTACCGTGTTCAGAGGGCATAAGGGACGGGTGCGCACACTGGCTGTTGATCCTTCCGGTCTGTGGCTGGCTTCTGGTGGCGATGACGGAACTGTTCGTGTTTGGGAACTTCTTACGGGACGCCAGTTGTGGAGCGTGAAATTGAGCGAGGAAGACCCTGTCAATGTTGTTCGCTGGAGACCGGGCAAGGATGCTCTTATCCTTGCTGCAGCGGCTGGAGACGACATTTTCCTTGCTGTTCCCCCAATTGTTGACCCAGCAATGGAAAAAGCTAGCCTGGACATTCTGGATGCGGGCTGGGGATATGCTGCATCTGTCCCTCCTCCCACTCCTGCTGAAGCAAACAAGAAGAATAACCCTCCCAAGTGGATGCGTCCTTCATCGTCTCTTGCCGATTCGGGAGTTTGCGCTGTCATCCCTCTTCGCTACGTCGCCAAGTCCCTTTCGTGGCATCGCCGTGGAGACTACTTTGTCACAGTTTGCCCTGGCTCATCAACCCCAGCTTCGGTGGCCATTGCCATACACACTCTTTCTAAGCATCTGACTCAGTACCCTTTCCGGCGACGTATCAAGGGCGGCGGCCCTCCTCAGGCTGCTCACTTCCACCCCTCGAAACCGATCCTCTTTGTCGCAAACCAACGAAGCATTCGCGCATACGATCTTTCACGTCAACTTCTCGTCAAGATTTTACAACCTGGTGCTCGATGGATTTCTTCTTTCGACATCCACCCGACTTCCTCCACCGCTTCCGGTGGAGACAATCTTATTGTCGGCTCGTATGATCGCCGTCTCCTTTGGCATGATCTCGAATTATCGCAGCGTCCTTATAAGACTCTGCGCTACCACCGCAAGGCCATCCGTGCTGTCAAGTTCCACCCAGGCGGCCGTTACCCCCTGTTTGCAGATGCCAGTGACGACGGCTCGCTTCAAATTTTCCACGGCAGTGTTACCGGAGACATGCTCAGCAATGCCACCATTGTACCGCTCAAGGTTCTCAAGGGACACAAAATCACTGGCGAACTCGGTGTATTGGACGTCGACTGGCATCCCAGAGAACCATGGTGTGTCAGTGCAGGCGCAGATGGAACTTGCCGTCTCTGGATGTAA
- a CDS encoding putative AAA family ATPase/60S ribosome export protein Rix7, with protein MPSLPQKVKTLWKMTYNLQNTQHSPDRGKSISPMAQKCRESQPLRLKKMRQSRGGRSTLRQGLDREVYQIVRKIIDDQGENDRIRLSVPAIYDTIKRSNSSLNRKPKRILEDSIERVVEVVKSDVLGEDEEDSVNGDFEGLEEQTQPVPESNSLNRSIVGAWSTNSKPQKSAEPSASESAPTPAPVPTKRRQHGGESQSSKRRKADVTVDRSPPTHVSLADLGGLDDVIQSLGDLLILPMTRPQVFVSSNVQPPRGVLLHGPPGCGKTMIANAFAAELGVPFIPISAPSIVSGMSGESEKALREHFEEAKRLAPCLIFIDEIDAITPKRESAQREMEKRIVAQLLTCMDDLALDKTDGKPVIVLAATNRPDSLDAALRRGGRFDKEINMTVPSEPVREQILRALTRKMRLADDLDFKTLAKRTPGFVGADLNDLVSTAGSAAIKRYLELLKSNSGEEMDIEDLDDLSPKVKELRRLINHAKETPLGDETQTVFVSNADFFTALPKIQPSSKREGFATIPDTTWADIGALGQIREELNTAIVDAIKSPELYANVGITAPTGVLLWGPPGCGKTLLAKAVANESRANFISVKGPELLNKFVGESERAVRQVFVRARSSVPCIIFFDELDALVPRRDDALSEASARVVNTLLTELDGLGSSRQGIYVIAATNRPDIIDPAMLRPGRLETLLYVSLPNPLERVEILKTLVRKLPIEFNEDMRRLAEECEGFSGADLGSLLRRAGYSAIKRRDQISFEDFVAAKAFIRPSVTDLKKYEKLRREWSGGVL; from the exons GGATCGCGAG GTTTATCAGATTGTGCGCAAAATTATCGATGATCAGGGAGAGAACGACCGGATCCGTCTCTCGGTGCCCGCGATCTACGATACCATCAAGCGATCAAATTCCAGCCTGAACAGGAAACCGAAGAGAATATTAGAGGACAGTATTGAAAGGGTCGTGGAAGTGGTTAAAAGCGATGTGCtcggcgaagatgaagaagattcagTGAATGGCGATTTCGAGGGTCTGGAGGAGCAAACGCAACCTGTTCCA GAATCCAACAGCCTCAATAGGAGCATCGTAGGCGCATGGAGCACGAACTCTAAACCGCAAAAGTCAGCCGAACCCAGCGCTTCTGAAAGTGCACCTACGCCTGCACCAGTCCCGACAAAGAGACGACAGCATGGAGGGGAATCTCAATCGTCCAAACGACGCAAGGCCGACGTGACTGTTGATCGCTCGCCTCCGACACATGTGAGCCTTGCGGATCTGGGTGGATTGGACGACGTGATTCAGAGCTTGGGagatctcctcatcctgcCAATGACCCGTCCACAAGTTTTTGTGTCGTCAAATGTTCAACCACCCCGTGGTGTGCTATTGCATGGACCGCCAGGTTGCGGTAAAACAATGATCGCCAATGCGTTCGCAGCAGAACTAGGCGTCCCATTCATCCCGATATCTGCTCCTTCGATTGTATCGGGAATGTCGGGAGAGTCCGAAAAGGCTCTACGAGAGCATTTCGAAGAAGCCAAAAGGCTTGCACCTTGCCTCATTTTCATCGACGAAATCGACGCCATCACGCCGAAGCGAGAAAGTGCACAAAGAGAGATGGAGAAACGGATTGTTGCTCAGCTCTTAACATGCATGGATGACTTAGCGCTGGACAAAACCGACGGCAAGCCCGTGATCGTTCTAGCGGCTACCAATCGACCGGATAGTTTGGACGCAGCCCTGCGTCGCGGGGGTAGATTTGATAAGGAAATCAACATGACCGTTCCCTCGGAGCCAGTCAGAGAGCAGATCCTGAGAGCGCTTACCCGAAAAATGCGCCTCGCTGACGACTTAGACTTCAAGACTCTGGCCAAACGGACACCGGGCTTTGTCGGCGCTGATCTCAACGACTTGGTCTCTACGGCAGGCTCTGCGGCTATCAAACGATACCTGGAACTACTCAAATCGAATAGtggggaagagatggatatAGAAGATCTCGATGATCTGAGCCCTAAAGTAAAAGAGCTGCGACGGCTTATCAATCACGCGAAGGAGACCCCTCTTGGTGACGAGACGCAGACAGTCTTTGTCTCCAATGCAGACTTTTTCACCGCTCTTCCCAAAATCCAGCCTTCCTCCAAGCGTGAGGGCTTCGCCACTATACCAGACACTACATGGGCAGACATTGGTGCTTTGGGACAGATTCGCGAAGAACTCAATACTGCGATCGTGGACGCAATCAAGTCTCCTGAGCTCTATGCGAACGTGGGTATTACGGCGCCCACAGGTGTCCTGCTTTGGGGTCCCCCCGGCTGTGGTAAGACGTTGCTGGCCAAGGCTGTGGCCAACGAGTCGCGCGCCAACTTCATCAGTGTCAAGGGACCTGAGCTGCTCAACAAGTTCGTGGGTGAGTCAGAGCGTGCAGTACGGCAGGTCTTTGTTCGTGCCCGCTCGTCAGTCCCTTGCATTATCTTCTTCGATGAACTTGATGCCCTGGTCCCCCGTAGAGATGATGCTCTGTCCGAAGCTTCCGCACGTGTCGTCAATACCCTGCTCACCGAGCTCGACGGCCTGGGCAGTAGTCGTCAAGGGATCTACGTGATTGCCGCCACAAACAGACCGGATATTATCGACCCTGCAATGCTTCGTCCAGGCCGTCTTGAAACGCTTCTCTACGTCAGCCTGCCTAATCCCTTGGAGCGTGTGGAGATTTTGAAAACCCTTGTTCGCAAGCTTCCTATCGAGTTCAACGAAGATATGAGGAGGCTCGCCGAAGAATGCGAAGGATTCAGCGGTGCGGATTTGGGAAGTTTGCTACGCCGTGCCGGTTATTCTGCAATCAAAAGACGCGATCAGATCAGCTTTGAGGACTTCGTTGCCGCTAAGGCTTTCATTCGGCCTAGTGTTACCGATCTCAAAAAGTATGAGAAGCTCAGGAGAGAGTGGAGCGGCGGCGTGTTGTAG
- a CDS encoding Paf1-complex subunit LEO1 produces MSSSDEDVVRRPGRSMAADRAESPVGSEQSNNAAARHSSPFGSDAGNMNGDDDADLFGSDGSEGGFGNEEKQRTLDDEELDSGDDIDRYDRAGDLMDEDGVEGDYQETVNIMDLSLGRAPEPVTSNGEVYTMPVPTFLSIETEEFDPETYVAPPFNTAATSLCWRHDPNDESLLQSNARIIRWEDGSLTLQLASAPKEQYRISTKPLAPTNKAGEYDTKLDSHVYLGAAAETSSVFRLTSHLTHGLTVLPTTVETDDAVQRLQESLAAAARGSKKTADGSAPVIEVKEDPELAKRQAEMAEREKLKAARRRQQLAERELDRGRRVGFSNRSGGAGLTVGGLEDDDGLLATRPRARKPRKPNRRGEIYTDDEEDYDRRGRTREDEYDEDDGFLVGSDEEPEVIEDDEDEEILEDDEMDAEGEEEETVPAQKPAKEKRPSPERPVSEAGASGTPPVRKKNRYIVDDDDEDE; encoded by the exons ATGTCTTCTTCCGATGAAGATGTGGTACGCCGGCCAGGAAGAAGCATGGCTGCTGATCGAGCCGAGAGCCCTGTCGGTAGCGAACAAAGCAACAATGCCGCTGCGCGCCATTCAAGTCCCTTCGGATCCGATGCGGGAAACATGAATGGGGACGACGACGCTGACCTGTTTGGATCTGACGGGTCGGAAGGGGGTTTTGGCAATGAGGAGAA ACAAAGGACActcgacgacgaggagttAGATTCGGGCGACGACATTGATCGCTACGACAGAGCCGGAGATCTcatggatgaggatggcgTGGAAGGGGATTATCAGGAAACTGTGAACATTATGGACCTGAGTCTAGGCCGGGCGCCTGAGCCGGTGACTTCGAATGGGGAG GTCTACACGATGCCAGTGCCAACTTTCTTATCGATAGAGACAGAGGAGTTCGACCCGGAAACGTACGTCGCGCCTCCATTCAATACTGCGGCGACTTCCCTGTGCTGGAGGCATGACCCGAACGACGAATCTCTCTTGCAATCAAACGCTAGAATTATACGGTGGGAAGACGGCTCTTTAACACTCCAGCTTGCGTCAGCACCCAAGGAGCAGTACAGAATATCCACCAAGCCCCTGGCACCCACAAACAAGGCAGGCGAATACGATACAAAACTGGATTCACATGTCTACTTGGGAGCAGCCGCAGAGACATCGTCGGTTTTCCGACTGACCTCACATCTAACCCATGGCCTCACTGTTCTTCCTACGACCGTGGAGACTGATGATGCAGTGCAGCGTCTGCAAGAGTCtctggctgctgctgcgcgagGTAGCAAGAAGACGGCGGATGGATCAGCGCCAGTTATCGAGGTTAAAGAGGACCCTGAACTGGCCAAGCGACaggccgagatggcggagcGGGAGAAACTCAAGGCTGCACGTCGCCGTCAGCAGCTCGCAGAGCGTGAACTCGACCGTGGTCGTCGTGTCGGCTTCTCCAACCGCTCAGGTGGAGCTGGTCTGACTGTAGGTGGTCTagaagatgacgacggcCTCCTCGCTACGCGACCCCGAGCACGCAAGCCTCGCAAGCCCAATCGTCGTGGTGAAATTTATaccgacgacgaagaagattATGATCGTCGCGGACGCACGAGGGAAGATGAGtacgacgaagacgatggctTCCTTGTCGGCAGTGACGAAGAGCCTGAGGttattgaagatgatgaggacgaagagatcctcgaggatgacgagatggatgcagaaggcgaagaggaggagacTGTCCCTGCCCAGAAACCCGCCAAAGAAAAGCGGCCGTCACCAGAGCGACCTGTTTCGGAAGCAGGAGCATCGGGAACGCCACCGGtaaggaagaagaatcgTTACAtcgttgatgatgacgatgaggacgaatgA
- a CDS encoding Mob1/phocein family protein produces the protein MADTHGEITSASSGYFVAEDWVANIIRETDSAQPIEVNCQSSTCCGAFVGGTAIEIELWSIRIDCLQEHPDDPFRTQYSLAAGIAPQSQTDRGDQQLESLSRTMNNGNSAQSPASQSVQVAPGPNSPSFPPSVDSPAPYDPDAPKYFFQEKYAPLNVKGNFLTLCACPKNVELGEWLAHQIVEQYRLLHGMLQVIQEVNGVTGLPICNESTCPTMSAGRLTYTWLVDGRAAKISAPKFINRVEKWIVSKIHDPVMFPTEKVTGTPDTFALHEATNANPGSADANSTGEEWIGKSSGFPQTFYKDCQGIMKQMFRCYAHLYHAHWLNPFWHINKHDILNMCFVHFVTVAKYYKLVSDKEMEPMQPLIDLFIKQQRIPQEALAGGHWGQPSSS, from the exons ATGGCCGACACACACGGCGAAATCACCAGTGCAAGTTCCGGTTACTTTGTTGCCGAAGACTGGGTCGCAAATATAATTAGAGAAACAGATTCCGCTCAACCAATCGAGGTGAACTGCCAAAGTAGCACCTGTTGCGGAGCTTTCGTCGGAGGAACAGCCATCGAGATTGAGCTATGGAGTATCCGTATTGATTGCCTTCAGGAACATCCAGATGATCCGTTCCGGACCCAATATAGTTTAGCGGCGGGAATAGCTCCACAGAGCCAGACCGATAGAGGAGATCAACAACTGGAAAGTCTTAGCCGGACA ATGAACAACGGAAATTCTGCTCAGTCCCCGGCCTCTCAATCTGTTCAAGTGGCTCCTGGACCCAACTCCCCGTCGTTTCCACCGAGTGTGGACAGCCCCGCACCTTACGACCCTGACGCCCCCAAGTACTTTTTCCAGGAGAAGTATGCCCCGTTGAATGTAAAGGGTAACTTCCTGACCCTATGTGCTTGTCCGAAGAATGTGGAGCTCGGAGAATGGCTGGCTCATCAAA TTGTTGAACAATACCGCTTGCTCCACGGCATGCTTCAGGTGATTCAGGAGGTCAATGGTGTCACTGGTTTACCTATCTGCAATGAAAGCACCTGTCCAACTATGTCTGCGGGTCG CTTGACATATACTTGGCTTGTGGACGGGCGTGCCGCCAAGATCTCTGCTCCAAAATTCATCAACCGCGTTGAAAAGTGGATTGTCAGCAAGATCCATGACCCGGTCATGTTCCCCACCGAGAAGGTCACCGGCACCCCTGACACCTTTGCACTGCATGAAGCTACAAATGCCAATCCCGGTAGCGCTGACGCGAATTCTACCGGCGAGGAGTGGATTGGCAAGTCCAGCGGCTTTCCCCAGACTTTCTACAAGGACTGTCAAGGTATCATGAAACAGATGTTCCGTTGCTATGCTCATCTGTACCACGCACATTGGTTGAACCCGTTTTGGCACATCAACAAACACGACATCTTGAACATGTGCTTCGTCCATTTCGTGACCGTCGCCAAATACTACAAGCTAGTTTCCGACAAGGAGATGGAGCCTATGCAGCCCCTGATTGACCTGTTCATCAAACAGCAGCGTATCCCCCAGGAGGCTCTTGCGGGAGGTCACTGGGGTCAGCCAAGCTCTAGCTGA
- a CDS encoding Zn(II)2Cys6 transcription factor rglT codes for MQFDSLPLPPSSSHDTTSVPPLKRHAACDECRKRKLKCSGEATGCSRCLKQSLPCHYSLQKPMGRPPKKRPREDNDASVYEITDNGMWADIDDGGILTEEAGAEATAASDALRLCPPVYTAPMRMPQAFPNLLSTDDSHNHLWQLESGRSLDPIPATTGPWPDFSSVTAATSSPFTLPSSLTLIDSPSVSSPSSDGGNSSQCTCLSYLYLCLSHLSSLAPFPISQHTLCSLFIAAKTARAVIRCEVCPTSFALGMQNVMFTGTLLNVIADAWLRVSQADAEELGKLAAPPAYVASVTQNSPNPAEAWKDWLRQTVRSAITGGPADPAGQVKCSDSPTLLSLIEEMEARQHRWHRTRTVESPNEPGSCSPVSHEDHREEDMLCFRVIRSARDVIAKFEFAPHEYPEGVVPV; via the exons ATGCAATTCGATAGTTTACCTCTCCCTCCTAGCAGTAGTCATGACACCACCTCGGTACCGCCTTTGAAACGGCATGCGGCTTGTGACGAGTGCA GGAAACGGAAGTTGAAATGCTCTGGTGAAGCTACAGGCTGTAGTCGTTGCCTTAAGCAGTCTCTTCCTTGCCACTACTCATTGCAGAAGCCGATGGGACGCCCACCGAAGAAGCGACCCCGTGAGGACAATGATGCATCCGTATATGAAATCACAGACAATGGGATGTGGGCTGACATAGATGATGGTGGAATTTTGACTGAGGAAGCCGGGGCCGAAGCTACAGCGGCGTCAGATGCCCTGCGACTTTGTCCTCCAGTGTACACCGCACCAATGCGAATGCCGCAGGCTTTTCCTAACCTATTATCCACTGACGATAGTCACAACCACCTATGGCAGTTGGAATCTGGTAGATCGCTCGACCCTATCCCTGCGACTACCGGTCCCTGGCCTGATTTTTCCAGCGTAACGGCCGCAACGTCATCTCCGTTCACATTACCGTCGAGCTTGACGCTTATTGATTCTCCTAGCGTATCATCCCCCAGCTCGGACGGTGGTAACAGTTCTCAGTGTACCTGCTTATCCTACTTATATCTATGTCTCAGTCACCTTTCTTCCCTTGCTCCCTTTCCAATATCTCAACACACGTTGTGTTCGTTATTTATTGCTGCCAAAACAGCGCGGGCTGTCATTCGTTGTGAGGTCTGTCCCACAAGCTTTGCTCTGGGGATGCAGAATGTCATGTTTACTGGAACCCTCTTGAACGTCATTGCGGATGCCTGGCTGCGAGTGTCGCAAGCTGACGCTGAAGAACTCGGCAAGTTAGCAGCCCCGCCAGCTTATGTGGCTTCAGTGACACAGAACAGCCCAAACCCCGCAGAGGCTTGGAAGGACTGGCTCCGACAAACTGTCAGAAGCGCCATTACAGGCGGCCCGGCAGATCCTGCTGGTCAGGTGAAGTGCTCGGATTCGCCAACACTACTTTCTCTCAttgaggaaatggaagcCCGCCAGCATAGATGGCATCGAACTCGAACTGTGGAATCCCCAAACGAACCTGGGTCTTGTTCACCTGTCTCCCATGAGGACCATCGAGAAGAGGATATGCTTTGCTTTCGTGTAATCCGAAGCGCCAGAGATGTTATAGCCAAGTTTGAATTTGCACCGCACGAGTACCCGGAGGGTGTGGTTCCGGTATGA